A region of Lycium barbarum isolate Lr01 chromosome 3, ASM1917538v2, whole genome shotgun sequence DNA encodes the following proteins:
- the LOC132632368 gene encoding uncharacterized protein LOC132632368 — protein MKMDLESQLSLNVNESKLKRVKRFVLGKLHGSCADDYNKLEAYAEELRRSNPGTDVVINLSRDAMEEGKRRFLRLYICFQALKECWKEGLRPFIGLDGTFLKGKSRGIMLVAMGQDSSNHFYPLAWAVVDKETKRTWSWFVELLKHSLDLMSGENVTFISDMQKGLLDAVRNVCPQANHRWCVKHIEANWSKKYRSGEMKKLLWWCAWSTYEEEFKDQLRKMGELNEMAAVDLVSYPPEKWCRAYFDTNCKNLMVDNNFTESFNSWIVEPRQKPIIKMLEDIRVKVMSMIRNHEAEVKSWNNEFSPHAMKLFKDYRVIAQQCKV, from the exons ATGAAGATGGACTTGGAATCTCAATTGAGCCTTAATGTGAATGAGTCAAAGTTGAAGAGAGTTAAGAGGTTTGTGTTGGGCAAATTACATGGTAGTTGCGCTGATGATTATAACAAGTTGGAGGCGTACGCAGAAGAATTGAGGAGGAGTAATCCAGGAACTGATGTAGTGATCAATCTGTCAAGGGATGCTATGGAAGAAGGCAAAAGAAGATTTTTAAGGTTGTATATATGCTTTCAAGCCCTAAAGGAATGCTGGAAAGAAGGTTTGAGACCTTTTATAGGGCTGGATGGTACCtttttaaaaggaaaaagtaGGGGAATAATGTTGGTGGCAATGGGACAAGATTCAAGTAACCATTTCTATCCACTTGCTTGGGCAGTGGTAGATAAAGAAACTAAAAGAACTTGGAGCTGGTTTGTGGAGCTGCTGAAACACTCTTTGGATTTAATGTCTGGTGAAAATGTCACCTTTATATCCGATATGCAAAAG GGTTTATTGGATGCTGTGCGTAATGTATGCCCGCAAGCAAATCACAGATGGTGCGTTAAGCATATTGAGGCTAATTGGAGCAAAAAATACCGAAGTGGAGAGATGAAAAAGCTTCTCTGGTGGTGTGCTTGGAGTACATATGAAGAGGAGTTCAAAGATCAGTTGAGGAAAATGGGTGAATTGAACGAGATGGCTGCTGTGGACTTGGTGAGCTATCCGCCAGAAAAATGGTGTAGAGCATATTTTGACACCAATTGCAAAAATTTAATGGTGGACAACAACTTCACAGAGTCTTTCAACTCATGGATTGTAGAGCCCAGGCAAAAACCAATTATAAAGATGCTTGAAGATATTCGGGTGAAG GTAATGAGCATGATAAGGAACCATGAGGCTGAAGTTAAAAGTTGGAATAATGAGTTTTCACCACATGCAATGAAGCTCTTTAAAGACTACAGGGTTATTGCCCAACAGTGTAAGGTTTAG